One segment of Porticoccus hydrocarbonoclasticus MCTG13d DNA contains the following:
- a CDS encoding DUF3108 domain-containing protein: MRHTRRYARSPIPVTGLILFSLFSGLCLAETKEPALTPYHLVYDATIKGMDIQAERYLEREGDSYKLVSKADTLLASITEKGTFKIDSTGHILGQQYTYERNIFGIKKNESLTYDRAAGVANYQKKKKQRQVKLDSDYLDKLTYQIQLQRDLIRGKTPLQYQVIDRGKIKQYNFEIMGEEIVDTALGPINTVKVHRVRKDSDRETYLWFAPQMNYLLVQIWQNEDGDDHRITLKEGTVDNKPITTGSQ, encoded by the coding sequence ATGCGCCACACTCGCCGCTACGCCCGATCCCCCATTCCTGTGACAGGCCTGATTCTGTTTTCACTGTTTTCAGGCCTGTGTCTCGCTGAGACAAAAGAGCCAGCCCTGACCCCCTATCATCTCGTCTACGATGCCACCATCAAGGGTATGGATATCCAGGCGGAGCGGTATCTGGAGAGGGAAGGGGACAGTTATAAACTGGTGAGCAAAGCTGACACCCTACTGGCCAGCATTACCGAAAAGGGCACCTTCAAAATTGACTCAACAGGTCATATCCTCGGGCAACAGTACACTTACGAACGCAATATTTTCGGCATCAAGAAAAATGAGTCACTGACCTACGACCGGGCAGCAGGTGTTGCCAATTATCAGAAAAAAAAGAAACAACGACAGGTAAAGCTCGACAGTGACTACCTGGACAAACTGACCTATCAGATCCAGCTACAACGGGACCTGATCAGGGGTAAGACTCCCCTGCAGTACCAGGTGATTGACCGCGGCAAAATAAAGCAGTACAACTTCGAAATCATGGGTGAGGAAATCGTTGATACCGCATTGGGTCCGATAAACACCGTCAAGGTTCACCGTGTCCGCAAAGACAGTGATAGGGAAACCTACCTGTGGTTTGCGCCGCAAATGAATTATCTCCTGGTGCAGATCTGGCAGAATGAAGATGGTGACGATCACCGGATCACCCTGAAGGAAGGCACGGTGGACAATAAACCGATCACCACAGGCAGCCAATAA
- a CDS encoding CDGSH iron-sulfur domain-containing protein — MTPIIQAVTEGQTYWWCACGKSTNQPFCDGSHTGTAFEPKLWRATRTGKVAFCTCKRTATPPLCDGSHTHLAKE, encoded by the coding sequence ATGACACCAATCATCCAGGCGGTCACTGAAGGACAGACCTATTGGTGGTGTGCCTGTGGGAAAAGCACGAACCAACCATTCTGCGATGGCTCGCATACGGGCACGGCCTTTGAGCCAAAACTATGGCGGGCAACCAGGACTGGCAAGGTCGCCTTCTGCACCTGTAAACGTACTGCCACACCACCGCTTTGTGATGGCAGCCATACACATTTGGCCAAGGAGTAA
- a CDS encoding GGDEF domain-containing protein, producing MKSLYTQIVIVCVSLVAVTAISIQTASWWLASEHNKSLLQEQIAGANKSLLHYLQVRQSSLVSSSIVLAADFGFKQAVATRHEPTINTMLMNHGRRIDVELMLLTDKSGQALASNGIQLKPRDYRRLHDKLAGNPLTPTFMALDNHVYRLFAIPVEAPVTIAYLFVGFEVNKVLLNQLKDSIGLNLSFVSAKGDYLVSTLDQHVFELDASLLTIDDADWGFGFGRRWETREIMLDKTEAPSVRLLAHADLSAYNDDFKRLTYIIIGLSSVILLLAFISGSRLARRISNPHSALHRELLFRAHHDALTGMLNRGAALDKIAQEVKRAQREKSIYCLFVCDVDHFKQINDQYGHLAGDAVLEEIATRLAKALRDYDVIGRYGGEEFVVGVKVSEPKSRDIGQRLRKAVNGSPIVGKNFSVDITISIGGQLIYPDDEFDTLNEVIEYADQALYRAKKNGRDQVELSSSAMPTKRRINR from the coding sequence ATGAAAAGCCTTTACACGCAAATTGTGATCGTCTGTGTCAGCCTTGTCGCAGTTACTGCCATCTCTATTCAGACAGCGTCCTGGTGGCTCGCCAGCGAACACAACAAATCGTTGCTCCAGGAGCAGATCGCGGGAGCAAACAAGTCGCTGCTACATTATCTGCAGGTCAGACAAAGTTCATTGGTCAGCTCTTCCATCGTGCTCGCCGCTGATTTTGGTTTTAAGCAGGCGGTTGCCACCCGACACGAACCCACCATCAATACCATGTTAATGAATCATGGCAGGCGTATTGACGTAGAACTGATGCTGCTTACCGACAAGAGCGGACAAGCTCTGGCCAGCAATGGCATTCAACTCAAGCCGCGGGATTACCGGCGGCTCCATGATAAGCTGGCAGGAAACCCGTTAACACCAACCTTCATGGCACTCGATAACCATGTCTATCGTTTATTCGCGATACCGGTTGAAGCCCCCGTGACCATCGCCTACCTCTTTGTCGGTTTTGAGGTCAACAAAGTGCTGTTGAACCAACTGAAAGACTCGATCGGACTGAATTTAAGTTTTGTCTCAGCAAAGGGAGATTATCTTGTCAGCACCCTGGATCAGCACGTCTTCGAACTGGACGCCAGCCTCCTGACCATTGACGATGCCGACTGGGGATTTGGTTTTGGTCGCCGCTGGGAAACCCGTGAAATCATGCTCGACAAAACAGAAGCCCCCTCCGTCCGCTTACTTGCCCACGCCGACCTGTCGGCCTACAACGATGACTTCAAACGACTGACCTACATTATCATTGGTCTGTCATCGGTGATCCTGCTGCTGGCATTCATCAGCGGCAGCCGGTTGGCAAGGCGAATCTCCAATCCGCACTCGGCACTGCATAGGGAACTGCTGTTTCGCGCCCACCACGATGCCCTGACAGGAATGCTCAATCGCGGGGCAGCACTGGATAAAATTGCTCAGGAAGTGAAGCGGGCACAGCGAGAAAAATCAATATACTGTCTCTTCGTTTGCGATGTGGACCACTTCAAACAGATAAACGATCAATACGGTCATCTTGCCGGCGATGCAGTGCTGGAAGAGATAGCCACACGGCTCGCAAAAGCCCTGCGGGACTACGACGTTATCGGGCGATACGGTGGCGAAGAATTTGTGGTCGGCGTTAAAGTATCAGAACCGAAGAGCAGGGATATTGGCCAGCGCCTGAGAAAAGCGGTCAACGGCTCACCCATAGTGGGTAAAAATTTCTCCGTGGATATTACGATCAGTATCGGCGGCCAGCTGATTTATCCGGACGATGAGTTCGACACCCTCAACGAAGTGATCGAATACGCCGATCAGGCTCTGTACCGGGCGAAGAAAAATGGTCGCGATCAGGTAGAGCTGTCATCGTCGGCCATGCCGACAAAGCGGCGGATCAATCGCTGA
- a CDS encoding CNNM domain-containing protein: MTLLIAFALLSIAVSFICSVLEAALLSITPSYIAQQKLVNPRLHDRLGYLKEQIDQPLAAILTLNTVAHTVGATGVGAQVAIVFGSGYLGIASAVMTLLILVLSEIIPKTIGARYWPVIAPFMPITLNSLIALLRPFIWLSDQIMKLFGGGGHEPDIRQEIKALTVLGREQDKLDDDEQRVIGNILDLHDVRVKDIMTPRTVCEVARPDELLSSFIERVKVGQFSRYPVLDGNEVPMGMIFRHELLNIQWQKTVSDLMKPVEVVSEKLSVEALMSQLIHDRQHMRLVYNEYGVWLGLVTLEDVIEAVIGQPIMDETDDVPSMRRLARRRWQYRQRYFSGGQAGE; the protein is encoded by the coding sequence ATGACGTTGCTCATCGCCTTTGCCCTGTTATCCATTGCCGTCTCTTTCATCTGCTCGGTTCTCGAAGCTGCACTCCTGTCAATCACGCCCAGCTACATTGCGCAACAAAAGCTGGTGAACCCGAGGCTCCATGATCGGCTCGGCTATCTGAAAGAACAGATTGATCAGCCGCTGGCCGCCATCCTGACTTTGAATACGGTGGCCCATACGGTGGGTGCAACAGGTGTCGGTGCGCAGGTGGCGATAGTCTTTGGCAGTGGCTATCTGGGAATCGCCTCGGCGGTGATGACATTGCTTATTCTGGTGTTGTCAGAAATCATTCCGAAAACCATTGGTGCCCGCTACTGGCCGGTTATCGCGCCCTTTATGCCGATTACACTGAACAGCCTGATCGCCCTGTTGCGCCCATTTATCTGGTTGTCCGACCAGATCATGAAGTTGTTTGGTGGCGGCGGTCATGAGCCAGATATCCGTCAGGAGATCAAAGCGCTCACCGTGCTGGGAAGAGAACAGGACAAGCTGGATGACGATGAGCAGCGGGTGATAGGCAATATTCTTGATCTGCATGATGTGAGGGTGAAAGACATCATGACGCCGCGCACTGTCTGTGAAGTTGCCAGGCCGGATGAGTTGCTCAGCAGTTTCATTGAGCGTGTAAAAGTGGGCCAGTTTTCACGCTACCCGGTGCTGGACGGCAATGAGGTACCGATGGGCATGATCTTCCGTCACGAGCTGTTGAACATCCAATGGCAGAAAACCGTCTCTGACCTGATGAAACCGGTCGAGGTGGTCTCGGAAAAATTGAGTGTGGAAGCGCTGATGTCACAATTGATCCATGATCGGCAACATATGCGGCTTGTCTATAATGAATACGGGGTCTGGTTGGGTCTGGTGACACTTGAGGATGTGATTGAAGCCGTGATTGGCCAGCCCATCATGGATGAGACGGATGATGTCCCCAGCATGAGACGTCTGGCCAGGCGTCGTTGGCAATACCGGCAAAGGTACTTTTCAGGTGGTCAGGCTGGAGAGTAG
- the purM gene encoding phosphoribosylformylglycinamidine cyclo-ligase: MSHPKQPSLSYKDAGVDIDAGNTLVERIKQVAKRTRRPEVLAGLGGFGALFSLPSGYKEPVLVSGTDGVGTKLKLAMDLGIHDTIGIDLVAMCVNDLVVCGAEPLFFLDYYATGKLHVDTAAAVVTGIGQGCELAGCSLVGGETAEMPGMYEGEDYDLAGFCVGIVEKSGIIDGSAVHVGDALIGLASSGPHANGYSLIRKIIEVSGADPRTEMVDGKPLGELLLTPTRIYVKTLLGLVEHAHVPVHAISHITGGGLLENIPRVLPDSAKAVIDTQSWQMPAIFDWLQRNGNVSATEMYRTFNCGVGMVICVPQDAVQTALDTLHIAGEEAFVMGKIAHAEPGEQRVQLG, translated from the coding sequence ATGAGTCACCCCAAGCAGCCCTCTCTAAGCTACAAAGATGCCGGTGTTGATATCGACGCAGGCAACACCCTGGTTGAACGGATCAAACAGGTTGCCAAACGCACCCGCCGACCGGAAGTACTGGCCGGTCTGGGAGGGTTCGGCGCATTGTTCAGCCTGCCCAGCGGTTACAAGGAACCGGTGCTGGTATCGGGCACGGACGGTGTTGGTACCAAACTGAAACTGGCAATGGACCTCGGCATCCATGACACCATCGGCATTGACCTGGTGGCGATGTGTGTCAACGACCTGGTGGTCTGCGGTGCCGAGCCACTGTTCTTTCTCGATTATTACGCCACCGGTAAATTACATGTCGATACAGCGGCGGCTGTCGTCACGGGTATTGGTCAGGGCTGTGAACTCGCAGGCTGCTCACTGGTGGGCGGTGAGACGGCGGAAATGCCCGGCATGTATGAGGGTGAGGATTACGACCTGGCGGGCTTTTGTGTCGGGATTGTCGAAAAGTCCGGCATTATTGATGGCAGTGCCGTGCATGTGGGCGATGCCCTGATCGGACTGGCCTCCTCCGGTCCGCACGCCAACGGTTATTCATTGATCCGCAAAATCATTGAGGTCTCCGGCGCAGACCCGCGCACAGAGATGGTCGATGGCAAGCCGTTGGGGGAGCTGTTGCTCACCCCCACGCGAATTTATGTCAAGACCCTGCTTGGGCTGGTGGAACACGCGCACGTGCCGGTCCACGCAATATCCCATATTACCGGTGGCGGCCTGCTGGAAAATATTCCACGGGTTCTGCCGGACAGCGCCAAGGCCGTCATCGACACCCAAAGCTGGCAGATGCCCGCTATTTTTGACTGGCTGCAGCGCAACGGCAACGTCAGCGCCACCGAAATGTACCGGACTTTTAACTGCGGCGTAGGCATGGTGATCTGCGTTCCACAGGATGCCGTGCAAACGGCACTGGACACTCTGCACATCGCTGGCGAGGAAGCATTTGTCATGGGCAAAATCGCCCACGCTGAACCCGGCGAACAACGCGTTCAACTAGGATAG
- a CDS encoding bifunctional diguanylate cyclase/phosphodiesterase: MADLNLYTVYSSTELQREPLLEMLLSELDGMVYCCRQDRHWTMDFVSEGCLKLTGYPAKDLLLNSRISYEEITHIDDRKRVRETIDDALKKGISINVEYRIYHADGSVRWVWERGQGVSMDGYPGALHGFIQDITQRHANEEAMVEAEHRYRSIFENAIEGIFQTTTDGYYLNVNPALAAIYGYKTTDELQQALKNISQQLYVDPGRRATFVQLMQSNGGVKNFESQVFRKDGSVIWISENARTVYGPNGRLLYFEGSVEDITERKYYEQRISHQATHDSLTDLPNRLLLLDRLQQLTKSGRRSDGELAVVLLDLDLFKNVNDSLGHAAGDCLIEAIADRLRKSIRDGDTVARIGGDEFVLLLAYPPDNPDQAASTDALSHLVKRILDIVQAPCCVANRNIEVTCSIGVSVYPHDSTDANELLKQADMAMYQAKEAGRNNYKFFTEELNRIITANLKMEQQLRTALSTGGFVLYYQPKMSISSGEIVGAEALIRWPAGDGQLISPAHFIPLAEKTGIIEPLGKWVIEQACAQLQQWADKGFDEVPVSVNLSPRQFNQPDLIETIDTALQAHTFSPSLLELEITESCLAQDETTFLSTLNQLKALGLQIAIDDFGSGYSNLRYLRDMPVDQLKIDQVFARSIETDKRGRDIYRAIVSMAHILNLEVVAEGIETRAEFEFLQTIGCDVIQGYYFSRPLPADDFLDLLKATRPQ; encoded by the coding sequence ATGGCAGACCTCAATCTCTATACTGTTTACTCCTCCACCGAGCTGCAGCGTGAACCTTTGTTGGAAATGCTGCTGTCCGAGCTCGACGGCATGGTTTACTGTTGTCGGCAGGACAGGCACTGGACAATGGACTTTGTCAGCGAAGGCTGCCTGAAACTCACCGGCTACCCGGCAAAAGACCTGTTACTCAACAGCCGGATATCATACGAGGAAATCACCCACATCGATGATCGAAAACGGGTGCGGGAAACGATCGACGATGCACTAAAAAAAGGCATTTCCATCAATGTCGAATACCGAATCTACCATGCGGATGGCAGCGTACGCTGGGTCTGGGAACGTGGTCAGGGCGTCTCCATGGATGGTTATCCCGGCGCACTGCATGGCTTTATTCAGGATATAACGCAGCGCCACGCCAATGAAGAGGCCATGGTTGAGGCCGAACATCGCTATCGAAGTATCTTTGAAAATGCGATTGAGGGTATTTTTCAGACAACCACCGATGGCTACTACCTGAATGTCAACCCCGCCCTGGCAGCGATTTATGGTTACAAGACAACTGACGAACTGCAGCAGGCGCTCAAGAATATCAGCCAGCAGCTGTACGTCGACCCCGGCAGGCGGGCGACATTTGTACAACTCATGCAAAGTAATGGCGGGGTCAAAAACTTTGAATCGCAGGTGTTCAGGAAAGACGGCTCTGTAATCTGGATTTCGGAAAATGCACGGACGGTATACGGACCGAACGGCCGTCTGCTGTATTTCGAGGGTTCCGTCGAGGATATCACCGAGCGGAAATACTATGAACAGCGCATTTCTCACCAGGCCACCCATGACAGCCTGACCGACTTGCCCAACCGGCTTTTATTACTCGACCGGCTACAGCAACTGACAAAAAGTGGCCGACGTAGCGATGGCGAACTGGCCGTGGTATTGCTCGACCTGGACCTGTTCAAGAACGTCAATGACAGTCTCGGTCATGCAGCGGGGGACTGCCTGATTGAAGCGATTGCCGACCGCCTGCGAAAATCGATTCGCGATGGCGATACAGTAGCGCGCATCGGCGGCGACGAGTTTGTACTGCTGCTGGCCTACCCCCCTGACAACCCAGACCAAGCAGCGAGTACGGACGCCCTGTCACATCTTGTCAAACGCATACTGGACATCGTGCAGGCGCCCTGTTGTGTTGCCAATCGGAATATCGAAGTGACCTGCAGTATTGGCGTCAGCGTCTACCCCCATGACAGCACCGATGCCAATGAATTACTCAAGCAGGCCGATATGGCCATGTACCAGGCCAAGGAGGCCGGTCGCAACAACTATAAATTTTTCACCGAAGAGCTGAACAGGATTATCACGGCCAATCTCAAGATGGAACAGCAGCTGCGAACCGCGCTGTCCACCGGCGGATTTGTCCTGTATTACCAGCCGAAGATGTCTATCTCGTCTGGAGAGATTGTCGGCGCCGAGGCACTGATACGTTGGCCAGCGGGGGACGGCCAGCTGATTTCACCTGCGCACTTTATTCCCCTGGCCGAAAAAACCGGCATTATAGAACCGCTCGGCAAATGGGTCATTGAGCAGGCCTGTGCGCAGTTGCAGCAGTGGGCAGACAAAGGCTTTGACGAAGTTCCCGTATCGGTCAATCTCTCGCCGCGACAGTTCAACCAACCCGATCTGATAGAGACCATCGACACCGCCCTGCAGGCACATACATTTTCTCCTTCCCTGCTGGAACTCGAGATCACGGAGAGCTGCCTGGCACAGGATGAAACCACCTTTCTCTCGACCCTGAATCAACTCAAGGCGCTGGGGCTGCAAATAGCCATTGATGATTTTGGCAGTGGCTACTCAAACCTGCGGTATCTCAGGGACATGCCCGTAGATCAACTTAAAATTGACCAGGTCTTCGCCAGAAGTATCGAAACAGACAAACGCGGTCGGGATATCTACCGCGCTATTGTTTCCATGGCCCATATTCTTAATCTGGAGGTCGTGGCAGAGGGCATTGAAACCCGTGCTGAGTTTGAGTTTCTTCAGACAATAGGCTGCGATGTTATCCAGGGCTACTATTTCAGTCGACCGCTGCCCGCCGATGATTTTCTCGACTTGCTCAAAGCCACACGGCCACAATAA
- the purN gene encoding phosphoribosylglycinamide formyltransferase, with translation MNTSYKPRLAILISGKGSNLQSFIDAIQMNVIDAEIVCVISNNPDAPGLEKAEAAGIPCQALDHRQFPDRDSFDVALAELLEGYKPNLILLCGFMRILTPAFVERFAGMMMNIHPSLLPKYPGLHTQQRAIEAGDTKTGATVHFVTSELDGGPPIIQAEVPILEGDTAETLGSRVFEKENLIYPMAVRWYCQGRLSLSNGRACLFGRPLPPTGFAFQG, from the coding sequence ATGAACACGAGTTACAAACCAAGGCTGGCAATATTGATTTCCGGCAAGGGGAGCAACCTGCAATCCTTTATCGATGCGATACAGATGAACGTGATCGATGCCGAAATCGTTTGTGTGATCAGCAACAATCCCGATGCCCCCGGGCTGGAAAAAGCTGAGGCCGCCGGCATACCCTGCCAGGCGCTGGACCACAGGCAATTCCCCGATCGGGACAGTTTCGATGTGGCACTGGCTGAACTGCTGGAAGGCTATAAACCCAATCTGATACTGCTGTGCGGTTTCATGCGTATTCTGACCCCGGCATTTGTCGAACGCTTTGCGGGCATGATGATGAACATCCACCCATCTCTGCTGCCAAAGTACCCGGGCCTGCACACTCAGCAACGCGCTATTGAGGCTGGCGATACAAAAACCGGCGCCACGGTGCATTTCGTGACATCTGAGCTCGATGGCGGCCCGCCGATAATTCAGGCAGAAGTCCCCATTCTTGAAGGTGACACTGCCGAAACACTGGGCAGCCGTGTCTTTGAGAAGGAAAACCTGATTTACCCGATGGCCGTACGCTGGTATTGCCAAGGCAGACTGTCGCTGAGTAACGGCAGGGCCTGCTTGTTTGGCCGGCCTCTACCACCCACGGGGTTCGCCTTCCAGGGATAA
- a CDS encoding DUF3014 domain-containing protein translates to MRVNPDERPEREPGRNKLALWIGLVIVLAGLALLSYFFLTPADETPVTITAPEASTPALPAPTPATTNPVADIEETVPEQPPQPTAPELPSLDDSDEFARRQFTELTPDDQLGQWFPPNHVLRRTVSLLDGLSRGDVLRKMLRAPTPKGSFAVVQDGQKRSISPTNYQRYDYLVDTLDTMHNEKLIKLFHLLRPLLEQAYGELGYPSDSVDKAVISALDQVLATPLPLQPVYLVQDSVQYKYADPKLEALPALQKQLIRMGPEHTRRIQDKARALRESLLAD, encoded by the coding sequence ATGAGGGTCAACCCCGACGAACGTCCGGAAAGAGAACCTGGCAGAAACAAACTTGCCCTGTGGATTGGCCTGGTCATCGTGTTGGCGGGTCTGGCGCTGCTAAGTTACTTTTTTCTCACGCCGGCAGATGAAACACCTGTCACCATTACAGCACCTGAAGCCAGCACACCGGCATTGCCAGCCCCGACACCGGCTACGACAAACCCGGTCGCTGATATTGAGGAAACCGTTCCAGAGCAACCACCACAACCAACAGCGCCGGAACTGCCGTCACTGGACGACAGCGATGAATTCGCCCGCAGACAATTTACAGAGCTGACCCCCGATGACCAACTGGGTCAGTGGTTTCCTCCTAACCATGTCCTTCGCCGCACGGTCAGCCTGCTGGATGGCCTCTCCCGCGGTGATGTATTGCGCAAAATGCTCAGGGCCCCCACACCGAAAGGTAGTTTCGCTGTCGTCCAAGATGGACAAAAACGTTCGATCAGCCCGACCAACTATCAACGCTACGACTATCTGGTCGACACCCTGGACACCATGCACAACGAAAAGCTGATCAAGCTTTTTCATCTGCTTCGGCCACTGCTTGAACAGGCCTATGGTGAGCTCGGCTATCCATCTGACAGTGTAGACAAAGCGGTTATCAGTGCACTGGATCAGGTTCTGGCCACCCCGCTACCTCTACAGCCCGTTTATCTGGTACAGGATTCCGTTCAGTACAAATACGCAGACCCAAAACTGGAGGCGCTGCCCGCCTTGCAAAAACAGCTGATCCGCATGGGTCCCGAACATACCCGGCGGATTCAGGACAAAGCCAGAGCACTCCGGGAAAGCCTGCTGGCAGACTAG
- a CDS encoding LTA synthase family protein, producing MKSPLHTRFFNLFGPYGVLLFLLLTGLTVLSLSRLGLIAWQWDRVTSATDLWLIISQGIRADLIIMGMLLAPLALLGPILATRLAWPVWRVLVLVWGVIAITLLVFMEAATPAFILQYDLRPNRLFVEYLKYPREVFATLWGDFRLPLLMGVMITLLAGWAITRLMKNWLRTYNKIWPLWKLWLIWPIVAVLLVVMVRSSVGHRPANPAIFALTPDPLVNSLIINSTWSVYFALYNLKHEDHSAEVYGTLSNDEIMEQLDKLYPWLQPDGDKPFPTLNYRQATHPREKPLNLVIILEESMGATFVGSLGGEIPVTPELERLKEFGWWFEQLYSTGTRSVRGIEATVSGFLPTRARSVVKLSLSQQNFFTIAELLGTQGYTTEFIYGGESHFDNMASFFIGNGFQSVIDQRDYENPTFVGSWGVSDEDLFEKTHQRLSEAQQRDEAYFGLVFTSSNHSPYEFPDGRIELHNPEKQTYPNAVKYADFALGEFIDRARQSDYWKNTLFLVIADHDLKVFGDSLVPIERFQIPGLILGADIEPKRITSVASQIDMPTTLLSLLGINAETPMIGRDMTLESEQQSPGRALMQFADYFALLQGQEVTILRPGQSALSGVYDPEARQLQLTGEATASDTREALAHALMPSWLYRQQRYDMPPQQPQVAKKENLDRKKNQEKRLHTNPG from the coding sequence ATGAAAAGCCCTCTTCACACACGTTTTTTCAATCTGTTTGGCCCCTACGGGGTACTGCTCTTCCTGTTACTCACAGGGCTGACGGTTTTATCCCTGTCACGGCTGGGTCTGATCGCCTGGCAGTGGGATCGGGTGACGTCCGCAACCGACCTGTGGCTGATTATCAGTCAGGGTATCCGGGCAGACCTGATCATTATGGGCATGCTGCTGGCACCACTTGCATTGCTGGGGCCAATACTGGCCACGCGACTGGCATGGCCGGTCTGGCGGGTGCTGGTGCTGGTATGGGGTGTCATCGCCATCACCTTGCTGGTGTTTATGGAAGCCGCCACACCAGCTTTCATCCTTCAGTACGACCTGCGGCCCAACCGGTTGTTTGTCGAATACCTGAAATACCCCCGTGAAGTATTCGCCACCCTCTGGGGTGACTTTCGACTGCCGTTGCTAATGGGGGTGATGATCACACTATTGGCAGGCTGGGCAATCACGCGCCTGATGAAAAACTGGCTGAGAACCTACAACAAAATCTGGCCTCTCTGGAAACTCTGGCTGATCTGGCCGATCGTCGCTGTACTGCTGGTGGTTATGGTTCGGTCTTCGGTGGGCCATCGCCCCGCCAATCCGGCCATCTTTGCCCTGACGCCAGATCCGCTGGTAAACAGTCTGATCATCAATTCCACCTGGTCTGTGTACTTTGCGCTCTATAACCTGAAACACGAAGACCATTCGGCCGAGGTGTACGGCACCCTCAGCAATGATGAAATCATGGAGCAACTGGACAAACTTTACCCTTGGCTGCAACCCGATGGCGACAAGCCCTTCCCGACGCTCAATTACCGCCAGGCCACACACCCGCGCGAAAAGCCACTCAATCTGGTGATCATCCTCGAAGAGAGCATGGGTGCTACCTTTGTTGGCTCTCTGGGTGGTGAAATACCGGTCACACCGGAACTGGAAAGACTCAAGGAGTTTGGCTGGTGGTTTGAGCAACTCTACTCCACTGGCACTCGATCTGTCCGGGGCATCGAAGCGACAGTGAGCGGTTTTTTGCCCACGCGGGCCCGTAGCGTGGTCAAGCTGTCATTGTCACAACAGAACTTCTTCACCATTGCCGAGCTGCTTGGTACGCAGGGTTACACCACGGAATTCATCTATGGCGGTGAATCACACTTCGACAATATGGCCAGCTTTTTCATCGGCAATGGCTTTCAATCGGTCATTGATCAACGGGATTACGAAAACCCCACTTTTGTCGGCAGTTGGGGCGTATCCGATGAAGACCTCTTTGAGAAAACCCACCAGCGCCTCAGCGAGGCGCAGCAACGCGATGAGGCTTATTTCGGTCTGGTCTTCACCTCCAGCAATCACTCGCCCTACGAGTTTCCCGATGGTCGTATCGAACTGCACAACCCGGAAAAACAAACCTATCCCAATGCCGTGAAGTATGCGGACTTTGCGCTCGGTGAATTTATTGACCGGGCCAGACAGAGTGACTACTGGAAAAACACCCTGTTCCTGGTGATTGCCGACCATGATTTGAAGGTGTTTGGTGACAGCCTGGTGCCCATCGAACGTTTTCAGATTCCCGGTCTGATACTGGGTGCAGATATTGAACCCAAACGCATCACCAGTGTCGCCAGCCAGATTGATATGCCCACCACCCTGCTTTCCCTGCTGGGCATCAACGCAGAAACACCCATGATCGGTCGCGATATGACGCTTGAGAGTGAACAGCAGTCCCCGGGCAGGGCATTGATGCAATTTGCAGATTATTTTGCCTTACTGCAAGGACAGGAAGTCACCATCCTGAGACCCGGTCAGTCCGCCCTGAGCGGCGTTTATGACCCGGAGGCCCGGCAACTGCAACTCACCGGCGAAGCCACCGCAAGTGACACCCGCGAAGCACTGGCCCATGCCCTGATGCCCTCGTGGCTGTACCGCCAACAACGCTATGATATGCCGCCACAACAACCACAGGTGGCGAAGAAAGAAAATCTGGACAGGAAAAAAAATCAGGAAAAACGACTGCACACAAACCCTGGGTAA